From one Lycium ferocissimum isolate CSIRO_LF1 chromosome 5, AGI_CSIRO_Lferr_CH_V1, whole genome shotgun sequence genomic stretch:
- the LOC132057804 gene encoding uncharacterized protein LOC132057804: MIWYHNLPEHSIDSFAMLTDAFVKAHAGTIKVETRKSHLFNVKQRDDETLCEFVARFQMERMDLPPVTDDWVVQAFIQGLNSRSSITSMELKQNLIEYPTIAWADVHNKYRSKIRVKDDKILRAASVSWHFGKGSDRSRRVVDRDSRSSYDRYQPYPLDRKGNGRNSESGKNDRRNDRRNDRGQISRGLININAVDRAPGNKKTPRLSEYNFCVDVATIAAAVIQNKETRHPRPIQSDPEKRDKSLVCKYHHTHDHRTEDCRQLREEVARLFNLGHLREFLSERAKTHFKNLDSNKQDRPEEPQ; this comes from the coding sequence ATGATTTGGTATCATAACTTGCCCGAGCATTCAATTGATTCATTTGCCATGCTCACTGATGCTTTCGTCAAGGCTCATGCCGGGACCATCAAGGTCGAAACACGAAAATCGCACTTGTTCAACGTCAAGCAACGAGATGACGAGACCCTCTGCGAGTTTGTGGCTCGATTTCAAATGGAGCGCATGGACTTACCCCCAGTCACTGACGATTGGGTCGTTCAGGCTTTCATCCAAGGGCTCAATTCAAGGAGCTCGATCACATCTATGGAGCTAAAGCAAAATCTGATAGAATACCCGACGATCGCCTGGGCTGATGTACACAACAAGTATCGGTCGAAGATCAGGGTCAAAGATGATAAGATTCTGAGGGCTGCTTCAGTATCATGGCATTTCGGTAAAGGGAGTGATCGCTCGAGGAGAGTGGTAGATCGGGATTCCAGATCATCATATGATAGGTACCAGCCTTACCCACTCGATCGAAAGGGGAACGGGCGCAACAGCGAATCAGGCAAGAATGATAGGAGGAATGATCGAAGGAATGATCGAGGCCAAATTAGCCGTGGATTGATAAACATAAATGCTGTCGATAGAGCCCCGGGAAATAAAAAAACTCCAAGGTTATCCGAGTACAACTTTTGCGTCGATGTAGCAACCATAGCGGCGGCCGTTAtccaaaataaagaaacaagaCATCCAAGGCCAATCCAATCTGATCCAGAGAAGCGGGATAAAAGTCTTGTTTGTAAGTATCATCATACTCACGACCATCGGACCGAGGATTGTCGGCAGCTGAGAGAGGAGGTCGCTCGTCTGTTCAATTTAGGACATCTTCGAGAATTCCTAAGTGAACGAGCAAAAACCCATTTCAAAAACCTGGACTCTAACAAGCAGGATAGGCCGGAAGAGCCTCAATAG